A genomic window from Plasmodium coatneyi strain Hackeri chromosome 13, complete sequence includes:
- a CDS encoding Ubiquitin fusion degradation protein, producing the protein MWSFTNFNNFLGRDFLNISEPFTEEYTCYPVSFIGKDDMENGNKIILPQTALNALARRHISWPMLFEVSNPYTEKRTHSGVLEFISDEGTCHMPYWMMQQLCLKEGDIVRVTSVSLPKGTFVKLKPCSTDFMELSNHRAVLETALRNYATLTIGDNIVIHYLGKTYEIKIVDLKPAFACTIIETDVEVEFEEPADYNQSVQYVEEPVSVEESKFKGKGQRTDGKVCKTSKKDKVKQKVVENIEPWKDKLVGGVRTKCAEYEDLLRKGRIPGIIGKFQERKN; encoded by the exons Atg TGGAGTTTTACgaattttaataatttcctGGGAAGGGACTTTTTAAACATATCCGAACCGTTCACGGAAGAATACACTTGCTATCCTGTGTCATTCATTGGGAAAGATGACatggaaaatggaaacaaaa TTATACTTCCACAGACTGCTCTAAATGCCCTAGCTAGGAGGCACATTTCATGGCCAATGCTGTTCGAAGTTTCTAACCCGTACACG GAGAAGCGCACACACAGTGGGGTTCTGGAGTTTATTTCAGACGAGGGGACGTGCCACATGCCATACTGG ATGATGCAGCAGCTGTGcctgaaggaaggagacaTCGTGAGAGTCACCAGCGTTAGCCTACCCAAAGGCACATTTGTTAAACTGAAGCCGTGCTCGACGGATTTTATGGAACTCTCCAACCACAGAGCTGT CCTTGAAACGGCCCTGCGGAATTACGCCACCCTGACCATTGGCGACAATATCGTAATTCACTACTTGGGAAAGACATACGAGATAAAGATTGTg GACTTGAAACCCGCCTTCGCATGCACTATTATCGAAACGGACGTCGAGGTTGAATTTGAAGAGCCAGCGGACTACAACCAAA GTGTGCAATATGTAGAGGAGCCCGTGTCCGTGGAAGAAAGc AAATTCAAAGGAAAGGGACAAAGGACAGATGGAAAAGTCTGCAAAACCAGTAAGAAGGATAAAGTCAAGCAGAAGGTTGTTGAAAATATTGAGCCGTGGAAGGATAAGCTAGTTGGAGGAGTCAGG ACCAAGTGTGCCGAGTATGAAGATCTGCTAAGGAAGGGCCGTATCCCTGGAATAATCGGAAAATTTCAAGAACGAAAAAACTGA
- a CDS encoding DNA helicase yields the protein MEDKDKKLEEDLESNKYDIDEEDLLDDEGRLNEEERQAELEGESLFEEDEGFIFGVDDEKKEMQKLRNLGLDNDEYDDDFIDDELDYEDNLKARRAAERHIQMQRKQEGKYEKNKFWKTLEDQLEGDDEEEDIFDKVAEKVAKRRENMHLSAEETDIPDLSNLESAKICLSVNPKDVIFDERYQQAADTCFRYFLHKFSLKDSMGVNLDQSIQSEGNDEESMNNSHQYYIDKIEKMILNDKHTLIVSAKHLIQFHCENLVQWIEFKPEQILEVLHECLMVEAYRISPKLYKGRLCKVVLKDWPYSTQLRNLRCTELNTLIKVTGVCIKRGYVLPKLRVMYLKCNSCDTTLSEVPIYFADGKKPVLPRRCPHCQSATFSVDRIKTAYTDFQKITLQESPSSVPAGRAPRQREVIVTGDLVDKVKPGEEVEVLGIYKTKYDIGLNIKYGFPILQTEIEANNIERKEDIQLSELTEDDIKDIIKLSKDPNIRERIITSIAPAIWGHKDIKTSIAYALFGGVQKGGDKNNAKGSDNSNFGIQNKDILNSFKGGHTIRGDINVLLLGDPGLGKSQVLQYVHKTNLRTVYTTGKGASAVGLTAGVRKDYTTNEWTLEGGALVLADEGICIIDEFDKMTDKDRVSIHEAMEQQSISISKAGIVTTLRARCAVIAAANPIYGRYDPTLTFKENVDLSDPILSRFDLITVLRDIPNVDEDFYLAEYVVTNHQLSHPKLENTQNYQKRIENLKNVIVSSSAYEPIPQDLLQKYIIYARTNCKPSLSDVPYAEISAKLSNFYSRVRQKASASGGYPLTLRHIESIIRIAEANAKMRLSQQIVSKDVDYAIATLLESYVSCQRFAVAKQLSKEFARYRALFRGGHEVLCELVRRTIQQTIQRENLKNASAKAFQNDAESGTENETEILNPNNVFLPLQIFMKTAMQNKFSEYQIVNWMKSKVFNEQYAVIKRDGVEGIISKKFKL from the exons ATGGAG GACAAGGATAAAAAACTGGAGGAAGACTTAGAGTCGAACAAGTACGACATTGACGAGGAAGACCTGTTAGACGATGAAGGAAGATTAAACGAGGAAGAGAGGCAAGCGGAGCTGGAAGGAGAGAGTCTGTTTGAAGAGGATGAAGGGTTCATATTCGGAGTGGAcgatgaaaagaaggaaatgcaaAAGCTCCGAAATTTGGGGCTAGACAATGACGAGTATGATGATGATTTTATCGACGATGAGCTGGACTATGAAGACAACTTGAAAGCGAGAAGAGCAGCAGAAAGACACATACAAATGCAAAGGAAACAGGAAGGGAAatatgaaaagaataaattttGGAAGACACTAGAAGATCAGCTAGAGGGagatgatgaagaagaagacatATTTGACAAAGTAGCAGAAAAAGTTGCaaagagaagagaaaatatgCATCTCTCAGCAGAGGAAACAGATATCCCTGATTTATCAAATTTGGAAAGCGCCAAAATATGTCTCTCTGTAAATCCAAAGGATGTCATATTTGATGAAAGATACCAGCAAGCAGCAGACACATGCTTCCGCTACTTCCTGCATAAGTTTTCTTTGAAAGATTCCATGGGGGTCAATTTGGACCAATCTATCCAATCAGAAGGAAATGATGAAGAAAGTATGAACAACTCTCATCAGTATTATATTgacaaaatagaaaaaatgattttAAATGATAAGCACACCCTAATCGTGTCAGCGAAACATCTGATTCAATTCCATTGTGAAAATTTAGTCCAATGGATCGAATTTAAGCCAGAACAAATATTAGAAGTGCTACACGAATGCCTCATGGTGGAGGCTTATAGAATTTCTCCAAAGCTGTATAAAGGAAGATTGTGCAAAGTCGTTTTGAAGGACTGGCCCTATTCTACTCAGTTAAGAAATTTAAGGTGCACCGAATTGAACACATTAATTAAAGTCACAGGGGTGTGTATAAAGAGGGGTTACGTATTGCCTAAACTGAGAGTCATGTACCTGAAGTGTAATTCTTGTGATACCACCTTATCAGAAGTACCCATTTATTTTGCTGATGGGAAGAAACCAGTACTTCCTAGACGCTGCCCACACTGCCAATCGGCCACTTTCTCAGTGGACAGAATCAAAACGGCTTACACagattttcaaaaaattacgcTGCAAGAATCACCCAGTTCTGTTCCAGCTGGTAGAGCCCCCAGACAGAGGGAAGTAATAGTCACAGGGGATTTAGTAGATAAAGTAAAACCAGGAGAAGAAGTAGAAGTACTGGGAATATACAAAACCAAGTACGACATAGGACTGAACATAAAGTACggcttccccattttgcaaacAGAAATTGAAGCAAACAATATAGAGAGAAAAGAGGATATTCAACTGAGTGAATTAACAGAAGATGACATTAAGGATATTataaaattgtccaaagaTCCAAACATAAGGGAAAGAATTATCACCTCCATCGCACCAGCTATTTGGGGACACAAGGATATCAAAACGTCTATTGCGTATGCATTATTTGGAGGGgtccaaaaagggggagacaaaaataatgcaaaAGGTAGTGACAACAGCAACTTTGGAATTCAAAATAAAGACATTTTAAATAGCTTCAAAGGGGGGCATACCATCAGAGGAGATATCAATGTGCTTCTTTTAGGAGACCCAGGGTTGGGAAAATCACAAGTATTGCAATATGTGCATAAGACTAACCTAAGAACTGTGTATACAACTGGTAAGGGAGCTTCCGCCGTTGGTTTAACTGCTGGAGTGAGAAAGGACTACACAACTAACGAGTGGACATTAGAAGGAGGAGCATTAGTCTTGGCTGACGAAGGAATCTGCATCATTGACGAGTTCGACAAAATGACAGATAAGGATAGAGTCAGTATTCATGAAGCCATGGAACAGCAATCCATCTCAATTTCGAAAGCTGGTATTGTAACGACGTTAAGGGCTAGATGCGCCGTGATCGCTGCTGCAAATCCGATATATGGTAGATACGACCCGACGCTGACATTTAAAGAAAACGTAGATCTTTCTGATCCCATTTTAAGCAGATTCGATTTAATTACCGTCTTGAGAGATATTCCAAATGTGGACGAGGATTTTTACCTAGCCGAGTATGTCGTCACAAACCATCAATTGAGTCACCCGAAATTGGAGAACACACAAAATTATCAGAAAAgaattgaaaatttaaaaaatgtgattgTCTCCTCTTCTGCGTATGAACCAATTCCACAGGATTTATTGCAAAAGTATATCATCTATGCGAGAACCAACTGTAAGCCGAGCTTGTCAGATGTGCCCTATGCAGAAATTAGTGCAAAGCTTTCCAATTTTTACAGCCGTGTTAGACAAAAGGCTAGCGCATCAGGGGGGTACCCATTAACCTTAAGACATATCGAAAGTATCATTCGTATTGCTGAAGCAAATGCTAAAATGAGATTGTCTCAACAAATTGTCTCCAAAGATGTAGATTACGCAATTGCAACGTTGCTTGAATCTTATGTGTCCTGTCAAAGATTCGCTGTCGCTAAACAGTTAAGTAAGGAATTCGCTAGGTACCGGGCTCTCTTCAGAGGTGGCCATGAAGTCCTTTGCGAATTGGTTAGAAGAACCATACAACAGACCATCCAAAGGGAAAATCTAAAAAATGCATCTGCCAAGGCCTTCCAAAATGATGCCGAATCGGGAACCGAAAACGAAACGGAAATTTTGAACCCGAACAATGTTTTCCTTCCgttgcaaatttttatgaaaaCAGCCATGCAGAATAAGTTTTCCGAGTACCAAATTGTCAACTGGATGAAGTCCAAGGTTTTCAACGAGCAGTACGCGGTTATAAAGCGGGACGGCGTCGAGGGCATCATCAGCAAAAAGTTTAAGCTGTGA